The Branchiostoma lanceolatum isolate klBraLanc5 chromosome 19, klBraLanc5.hap2, whole genome shotgun sequence DNA segment CCAAGCAGATcaaatagacacaaaaactcGTTTATCCCCAGAACTCTGTCATCTATTACCGTGTAATGCCCGCCCAAAactctacatttgtatgtccatATGTCCACGTTGCTATTGTTGACAAGTTGTTATCAAAGTTTTAACAAtgtgaataataatgtttttatgcTCCATGTATTCAATCATCCAAAGTGCAATAGTAAAAGTGTTTGtaaaatcaatacaattcaGTCCTATGATAAAGGACTGCAATGTTCATTGAATCAATtaagtttgaagtttgaaacCAAGCTAACGTACCGCGAGGCCTGGACCTCCCGGGCGCCCTGCAGGGCCTGGTGGACCGGCCTTCCCTGGAGTCCCGGAGTAACCTCGGTCACCCTTCTTACCATCTAGACCCTGCACATACACAAAAAGAAGAAGCTTGTGGTAACGTCTTCATACAGGTAAAATAAGTACTCAGTTAAACTACAGCTAATCAAAAGTCCTGCCTCTAAGAACTGGCCTGTGAGTAATGTTACGTACGTAAAGATGGTCATTCAAACTTCATGCGGGACCTTGCTCGCATGCTTCAAACTGTCGATGGAAATATACACAAGCTATTCTGGAACTACATCCATGCAATGATCTTTCACATTCTACTACAAACATTGCAGGCAGGTTTACCTACGTATATACGTTAGGTACTCTAACCCAGTTGGACAGTGTATACACTTAACTGAATTCTTGCATAGGATAGAAACCTACCAATATGTTCAGACATTCATGCTTGTTATGTAAAATGATTCTtggatgtttttattttaaagtaaaatcttgcaatgtgttatttttattttcatatttttggagATAACTCTTAACCCAGAACGACGATTTGTCAGTCAGAAGACATCATTCTAAAATAAACatattcttttatttctgtacaTAAAGTTGAACGGAACTATTAGATGGTATTGCGAGTGTTGGATTAGCATAGGGCACAAACACACGTCAGATAGAGGTAACTAGAAGCTTAAGTACTGATGTTGGGAGACACCTTCTCACCCGGTGGTCCCGGGTATCCCGGCAACCCTGATGGACCAGGCGGACCCTGGGAAAGAACGACATTGTCGTAAAAACCTGCACATCTAAACAGACAGATAACTATGCATAGATCTTCCCATCTATCCATTACAGAATCTGCTTGTTGTATGATCAACATGAGTTTCATAGGTAAAATGGAAATAGAATGTATGAGTACAAGCACATAAATGTATTACAGTAAAGAAATAGTACGTTGAATTGCCATACATAGTCATACCAGCACCAGAAATTTCACCAGAACGGTTCCAGTTTTCATGTTATCTGTTCAATCATATAGACTTTCTTTATAGTGTCATTGGTCAGGTTAAAATAAATGTAAATTTATGGCGTAGTAGATATATTCACCTTCAGGCCATTCTCTCCTCTTTTGCCACGCTGTCCAGGAATACCCTATGATGGAGGTCATTACAAGCAGATGTCATAATACTGCCTACACATAGAATCAATACTTTGTATGCATAGAGAAGGCAATGATTCGTTTACGTCTTGCTTAGTGTCTGTTGCTTTTTGGATTCTATGTTTGACTTTGAGgtctacatgtatcttccagCAAGTGACGGCAGATATTAGGAAGGTGCAATTGTAGGTCATAGACCAAATGCAGGTAAATTGAATGCAATCAATCGTCATTCGTTACTCCTTACAACTGCGTATGCTGCCACTACCTCACAGTTACTGTCAGTCTAGGATAACTCTTGAGAAAAATATTTCTATTTAATCGAATAAAGTTGGGCCTTACTGCTGGTCCGGCTGGGCCCGGTGTACCGGCATGGCCTTTGGCTCCTGGAAAACCCtggcaaaacaaagaaaaacaacaacttagtTCCAAAATGAAAGTGTATTTCTATTGGCCAATATATATTTGCAATCAACGATAGAAAAATCTAAGATTATTCATCAGCAACCGTTAGGTTGCTAACGAATGTATATGGTCGTAAGAATGATAGAATTTCACTCCATGAGATATAAGAGGATGATATAACTTCAAACTAGAAAATAAAGGCAACGAGACGAACTATTATCTCAGGTGTTGTACAGGACTTTTCCCTCTAAAACAGCGAAACTACAAACATGGTGTTCCAATGAAAGACAGTGATTACTCACTTGTTTCCCGGGTAGGCCAGGTGGTCCCATATCACCGGGTCTGCCCTATTTGGATATGGATGAAAGATGGTGTATTTGATAAGCTATAAGAACATGAAACAGAGTGACCCGAATCTGCTTAGCCCATTCTTATCTACTCCGATCACCAGAAAAGTAATATAATGATAGTAGTATGTAGTCTGATTTCATACTGTCAAGAACAGGCAATAGAACTCACCGGGGAACCAGGTTTTCCGTCGTTGCCAGGAAGGCCATTCTGTCCCGGGAATCCCTGATGTGCcacacaaaataaacaacacaaacatacattcagAATGACTTTCATAATTTCACCGTGGACGTCATTACATCGTCTAGAACATTACACAAGCATACATATAAGTATCTTCCCAATTCAAAAGACAGAAAAAGTGGAGAAATAGATTTTAGTTTCTTTGTATGAAGTGGAAAACATACCCTATGCCCCTTTAGTCCAGGGAAACCAGGTGTTCCACTGTCTCCTTTGTGTCCCTGTGAAAAAGTAGAATGTCGTTAAACAGACAAAGGTAGAGGTACATCGGCCATGCATTTTAGGCTTACGTTTATATGCTGCTTGGAAAGTATAAGTAGTAATACCTTTATTCCTGCACGTCCCTGAAGACCAGGCAAACCGTCATCACCTTGTCTTCCCTACAAGCAAAACAACAGTCAGTGTCAAAAACATCATATATAAACACTCTCCGACTATAACgggttgattttgaaaaaaagtgatTTTGTTTACATATCATTTGATTTGTTTacttcatatcatatcatatcataccataTGTATATTTCAAGGTATACTGTTTTTCAACAGTGTAGGGTTGAAAAGCTCACCGGTGGACCTTTCGGACCTTTCGGACCCATCGGACCTTGCCGTCCTGAGAGACCCtgttaaatgttaaaaaaatattgatttaGTGTATGGTAAACGTATTCGTAATCCACAGTACACACTGAATACTTTAAGCAATAACGTTATCATTTTTGCAACTTTCTAACCACCAACTGTATGAAGTCCCTTTCTCAAAGTATTCAGTACGTTTGatgatagcctggatgccaggcccCCGATCTCTATACTATCTATCGTGTTTCTCAGGCCCAAACTGCTGTAGAATTTCCTTGTGGGCATGATGGCCATAGAGCCAAGGAATTGGCCTGTGTTGGCCCTGGAAATAGTCTGGCATGCAGGCTAGTTTGAGGACAACTCACCATTCTCCCCGGCGACCCAGGATCACCTTTCTCGCCTGTATATCCTGGAGGTCCCTGTTGGCATCAGCGCAAAAATGAATCCACACATTTCTTTTGATATAATCATTGTAAGTCAACCTGCTATATGTTAGATGTATGCGTGAAAAGGAAGACAAACAAAACCACAATCACTGTACAATGAATGGTCAATGCATGCACAGTAGAACACTGACCTTTTATGGATAATCAATTAAAAGATCATGCAATGTACAAAAGCCACAAGAACTATCACAAGTACATGCTATCTAAAGGTCAATGCACTAACAGATGGTACCTAATGTTAATTAACGTCTCCTTCCCATTCAATTACTTAGATGTTTCGAAATGGGGTATTTCGTTAGTTACGGAAGAGTCGGTGATAAGGATTTATACATGATGTTGCATTATTTTGAGGGTCACTCTTATTAACATTCACTGGACTAACAAACCTAAAACCAGATCCCCAAACTTCCTTCTACTCTCTACAATTTGGCTTTTAGTAACACTCCTACGACATACCAAAACCACAGAACTAAAGCAATGAAAGGGTTTCCGAGGCTAGATCTACTGATGACCAGTCCACTAATACCGGAACTGTCCTCTTTTCGTGCCATAAGAATAAATAACAGTCGCATTGTCGTTTGATATATGGCCGATAACAGGACGTAGTTCTTCCCGAACATCTACAATGTTCAGTTTCAACCCACCGGAGAACCGGGGTACCCTCGGTATCCCTTTCTTCCCATCGGCCCCTGTAGCAAGAAACGGTTACAGAGAGAGAATGTAGCAGACCTACCGGTGCACCAGCAGGACCAGTACTCCCCCTAGGGCCCTGTGGCCCCTGGAAAATAATACAACGTGTACAATAGCACCGTGTTAGTGGTTTTCATAGGATATCGTCAACGGTGTTTCAGATCTTTTTGTTGAAACCAGCAAATCCGTGTGGAATGTTGCTGTCTGCAGTCGCTCGGTTGTCGCCATTGTGAAAATGAGACTGATCAGAGCAAGAAGTTCAACGCGTTCTCCTGTCACAGCAAGCTGCCATATTCGTCTTTCGGCATTTGGTGTCAACTGAACGGCAGATTTTTGGGTGATTGTTGTGTCCAGTACAATTTAAAAAGCGCGGTCATCATCTCTATGTACATGCGGAGTTAACTTGACCGTCCCAACGTCGCGCTTCGTCCATCTTTACGTCTGAGAGACTATACTGTGATAAGGCTTAAGCTTTTAGTTTGGAGAACAACGCACTGTGGAAGCATGTTGATAGATGCACATTGGCACACTGGACAGGCTTTAGTAACTTTCAATAGTCGCGCGATGCATCGTTATCATAATCTGGTTGATTCCCATGCATTGGGCATAGTATACTTCTCCTCAACGTTGAATAATTAGATACTTGAAGAATTAAAAACAATGCTTTGATTTGAATCATACTTTGATTTGGGATTGAGACTATGGTACCTTAATCCGATGACTATCTTAGATTACATAGAGCTCATAAAACCAAGCTGGTTCAATTTATATGTCAGAAAATGATGGTGTTTGAAATAATCGTAATTGGAGACCGAGGACAATGTTTGCAAGTAAAGCGTTTGCCCTCAAGGTAACTTGTCTACACCACCGAAGTTGACTTTTCGCTGTTGTCCTAAAGACGAATTCCGTCTGTGACCGGAAGATGACCTCCCTTCCCAAATCCGTGAGGACAAGAATACACAAAAACAACTGATCGAAGATGCAACGAGCAAATGATATGGGGGAAAAGATCTGTACAACGAATGTTGAATGTTCTTTTTCGTTAGCTGCAAAATTTTCGGAAAACGCTAAGGTTATCTTTGGCCGATGGATTTTTCCTCAGAAAATACTTTGTTATGAACGCTGGGCTATTTGTCAACGGAATTTAACTAATAAATCATCGGTAATTTGTCCTGAAGACGAGAATTTTGCGTCTTGATTCCAGTTGCATGTTTGTACCATTGCGGTGGCCAAAGCAGTCTGTCAGTGTAGTGCGAAGAGCACGGAACCTTTTAGACTACGACAGGGGTCAGCCAAAGTCCACCCTCGATGTCCAGTTGTTAGCTGTCGTCTTCGCAAGAGAAGCTTAAGATCCAATAATCCCTTGGCTAGTAGCCGTATCTTCACCATTATTTGTGAACTACTCCAACATTGGTCAGAATTACAACTCTCACCAGGGTACTGCAGCGTCGGCAGTGCAGGTAGAATATAGCTTAAAGAAATGCCTGTAGGAAACTGGTCCATCAGCAGTAAATATCTAAATTATCTCATAGTCTCCTTTTAACTTTACGATCCGGTTAGTCTTCAAGTTATCTTAATGCAGCTTTTACAGTCACTATGATATACATGTGAAATGAAATATCTATAATGAAAGTCATTTGTACCCAATAAGTGTGAAAACCTAGGTATATACCTCTATATTCACTAAAACCAGATTTTCAAATGAAGACTTTCTGCTTATTCAAAGGTAGTCTTAAATATGACCAATAGATAAGTGGATCGATTTGAGTTTTCGAATTTTAGGCTACGAATCTCTAAAGTTtaccatttctttctttggtttCCGACCAAAATAACTGATTCTCACATTGTACCTGTACCCCTGGACAACACATGGACCTCATGGGCGGACCCTTCTTCGTCCCATGACCTGCAACCAATCACAAGATAGTATTACATGTCAATCATCAATTGCCATCACTCGATTACAGTTCAGACAAgcctgtgtttttcttttacgTACTGTGAAGTATTCTTAATATGTTTAAGACCTTTCCATTCAATAGTAAAGATATAAAGATGATTCTCTGCAATTCTCGCAAGTTGCATTATCATTTTATACATAAAGACCTGCCGATGAAACAAGTATTGGATTTCCACATTGGACACTGGGGCCTTTGGTGTTTACCGGAAGAGATGCCCTCCCACATACATCTGTCTTACTTGGCATAAGAATGTTGTCTACAGCACATTGGTGTGTCTAGTTTATTTATACTGTACTGAGGAATCAGCGTAGGGCATGGCTCTCCATACTATAATAGAGTTTCCCGAATAATGACTTCTTCACAGTATCTTAAAAATGTATTGAAGAGTGGAGGCAAATTTACAatctatatttcattttgacacatggcaacatttgcgagtaAAATGTAATGCTTAATTTATGGCCATACAAGATGCGGAGAAGAATTTTATATAGATAAATATGCCGAACGAAGAATTTGCACCaaagtgaaatgaaatgagTAGGTAACAGCAAAGAAAGTAATGGAATAGAAGAAGGGTTATGGCATGTCCCAAAACGCTGACACTATTAAGAAGCCTAAGTTTTAGATCAAAATGCTTCTCTCGTGCTAGATATGCAAGACAGGAGTGTAGCATCGTTTGTAAACTTTTAAGTTCTCAAAAACATTATTCAGCTAAGAAATATGTCCTACCACCTACAAAACTGTTTACGGACCTTGAAGTATAAATAGGAGACTCCAGCAATCATAAACCTCCAGGGAATGCATGGACCCCATTACCATGACCACTGCCAAATAGGCTATGTCAAGTCCACGGAAGTAGGTCATTAGCACGTTTATTTTGTCAGCGATGTCCCCAATGCAGCCACTTCTAAAACAGCTTACCGACATGCTTTTGTAAGGGCAGGTCAGGGAATTCtaaacatttcttttaattcgtgttttttttttagttcccATGCACAGAGGTTTTCTAGATTTGTAAGGGATTCAGTCCATCCCCAATAACCTTGTACTATGTCTTGCCATACCAGTATGCAGTGAGCAATACGTTTGGTATCTATTTAAATGCTGCATTGTTAACTTTTATCAACTAGTGGGTTTCAAACAGAATTGTACTGAAAATACAAGCAGTACAAAGATGGATGTTGTAGACGCAACCAATATagatacaaatcatgacgaAATGTATGTGCCTTCTTCAAAACAAATACCATAGTATATTTACAACTGTGGCTACAGACATTTGTGTATTGGCTTTGATGAAAGACTCTACAGTCAATTAGAATACATGTGTCTTTCAGTTAAGTATACAGTCAACTGAATAATGCCAACAATCCGTTACAATCGTTTTGAAAACCCGGTTGAGAGTTCTTGGAGACAAAAATACGTTTCACATCTATACGGCAACGCATTAGAATTTTTTTATACATGCGTATTCAGTTTTAAGGACACCTCATTAGGTAAGTAAGAAAGTTTTCGGTTTTATTGTGGTAACGCTGACACGCCCAACACTCACTTCTCTACACAAATATTCTCCTCATCCGAATTAGGCCTAAATGATGAGTGATCACTgggaaaacaacgttgtaaGAATCAAACGGCTATAAAAAGCTCCAATGAAAACAAGATGGTTGGAGCCCGATCCATCAATCTCTTAAATCGAGAGACGTAAGTCATTAATGCGTCAGCAGAAATGATTTCTTACCCTCTTACAGCTGCCAGTTCGAAAAATGACCAATGAAGGTACCATTATGTGACTTCTGCTTTAAATACTGGTCTCTCTTTAGATGTTAATGACAAAATGATGAGTGACAAAATGATGTGttatttgtcatttttgaaTGTATTTCGAAAGTGTTAAAAATTAGATATGATTCTCTGTTATGAAAATTGCCCTAAAACAAAACGACGATGAAATATCATCCACGTTGAGGCATGATTCGGTCTTCACATATAAATAGGTTTCTACATTCCCCCTTTTAACGTTTGCCAAGTCAAGGAGACCACGTGTAAACAAACATCTGCACGGTCTGGACGGTCGTTACAATTTAGTGCAGTGTAAATGTTTCCATATCAGACGAGGCCTACGTAAATTTACACGCCTCAAGCCGGTTTTATTTGATGATGTCGCCTTTcttcatttaaaaaaagggaACCACTGTAAGCTGATATGGAAAGAGCTTGTCATTTGTTTTGATATACTATGATGTAGTGAATATTAGTGGTAACATCAATGCACCGTTGTACTAATCTTGGTCAACGCGGACGCTTCGTCtatttattttgaaaacatCCCAGAATGGTGGCCACACACGACCTCTCAAAATGGACGATCGGACAAAATACacgtaacctttgacctcgcgGAGTGATATTCGTTTATGTTATAGAATAAGAAATAGAATTCACTTACTTCTCTCCAACAGCACCAGCAACGTGGTTAAACTCAGCAGCAGCATTTCCCTCGCGGGTTACAACAAAGAATCtctgttgaaagaaaaaatgCGGCAAAATTCCGATGTGTGCTCAAGATGTTCGCGCCTGTTGACAACATGGTACcgcagtttgttgttgtttggttgTCACCAACCGACAACACAAGCTGAGGGGTTTAGGGTGTAGCTGTGAAATCAACAGAGGAATCAGACAAAACAGCGCTAATTTGCCTCAGACCACACTTTAATCCGATTTTGTTTCTCGATCAAATTTGCTGTCGTCTCTTTTGGTTACAGATGTTGTGATGCTAGAGCGATTGCTGGTAGCGCATATACATTCAATGACAATCCAATCACAGAAAATCAACATATCCACCCAAAATTTACCACAATGTTTGggcaatgtattactactataACAATAAATGTGTACCAGCATTCGTTGATATATTATATGAGAAAAAGACTGGACCAAGTGAAAATGAATTCAAATTTGTACAATGTACCCAACATTGTTTTTATGGCAAGCTAGAGTTGTGAAAGCTATTTTTATAGGCGCACAGGGTAGGACAAACTGTATTTCTTCTGCGGTTCCTGAACGTTCCTCGGTATACCGAGACAGTTACCAAAACCTTTGCAGCTTTAAGGATAAACCATTTTGTGGCCAGGGCGACCCTAGTATATTTATATAGCGTCTACTCCAGGCTGGCGGTGGCGGCTTTCACAGGCGCGGTGAGGGGGAGAGCTTTTCGGTGTCTGTTAAGGGACGTTTTACGTATTAACCTTTGCTACTGGAATTTACCGTCGAATCAATCAAGCCCTACTTTCAATACACACGGAAAATCTCCATGGCATCACCATGTTATTAATTCCGCATTCTAGTGTTTACATTGATTAAACTGCTTTCATACATCAAGCGTTGATTAAAAAATTACATTGCGGGCCGTGACAACATATGTCAAAATTAGTCGTAGAAAATCTTACTTTCATCACACCAGGTTACGCACACACAGGCTCGATATATGTTAAGAACGTCGATGAATAAACGTATTACCATTCTCTACTTCACAAATTAGGAAAATGAACACAAGAGATTCTAATATCATAGCAAAGTTGACATACCTTAGAAAATGTGGCAGTTGTGTAGCGATTCCTCCTCTGAAAATCGAGAACAAAGATTTTACCAGGTCGACACCTTTAGCCACTAGACAGACTTGTTCAAATGTGACATATGTCTCTTCCACTCAAGATGAACGCGTGTAGCAGGGAATACCAGGGCAAAGATGACAAGACGCGGGCTCGACAAATTGTGTGGCCGAGGCTGGGGGTGTGCCGCGCAACGATCCCGCAGATTCACCAGCTTGGATTGTTGACTTATGCCTCATGTGACCACAAGAAAGAATTTCGAGGCTTCTTTTCTCGCTGCCTTCGTCTTCTCGACAACAGCAGTCCGGAGGACCTTGGACAGGATAGCGCCAACTATGCTAGCTGGGTGAAAAGGAGGGGTAAATGAGGGTGTAGCAAGAGGATGCAAGGActtacaaatgaaatgaaatgattgaattaatcTATAGAATCGATAGCAGTAGTAGTATCATATAGTTAGATACATAAATGGTATGCTGAATAGTgttatcaaaatgaaatcttcttattttttttatcaattgcATTTGAACATTCTTGACCTATGAACATGCATGGCTCTATGTCGTCACCAGTGTCAAAGTTGAACCCATCACTAGCTTTAATGGTGACTAGACAGGAAAATGCTGTCATCCGTTGAACTGGTGTGAACTCTGGAGGCTGATGTTTTTTCAGCTTCCCGAAGGCAAATGTCGATTTTGTGCGCCATATGTGCACCGCGAGCATCAACAGGGACACGGAAGAGTTGGCAGAACTATAAACGTTCCCCTTGACTTGCGACATCGCTGTTAATTCAACTGGAAAAGGTGACATTCAACAGATGAGTACTATCTCTCATGTCAGTTCATTTTGACGACTCCTTTTCCCGCTGAAACTCGATGGCAAACACGTGCAGTCTGGAAGACCCACGTTAAACGTCATAACAGATATGTCAATGTTAAGAAACAGGGCAAAGTATCACTCCATGTGTAGCTTGACTTGCCAACGGTTAATCTCTGTCTAACCTCTCCATATATCTCTTCTTTTATCTTCCTACGCATCTTCACAAGCTTGTTAACGGCGAAGATGCAAAATTGGCACAATGTCTTTCTTTAAGAGACCTATGACGTTATAACTCTTAAAAGGTGACAGAGAATAACAGACTTCTTTAGACACCCTGTAGCATAGGCTACGTGTATGACAAAAGTGTTAGGTATAATTTTAGTCCACATTTACTTTGTAAATTGTGTATCTTGAGAGGGTTTCAGGTAAGAAATGAACCTTAACTGCAAGAAAAGTGTGATCTTTAACCTTCAGGGGGAACCTTACATATGTGCGGACGCAGTCGAAGTTTCCAGCGTGACGAAGGCACATCTCAAGGTCGCGTGCAGGTTGTATGTCAGGATGGCAAGATACATTCTTGACCCCGTGCAAGGTGAAGATCAAAGTGATTTCACCCACCACGAACTCTTCACATCCGATAGCACTACCGCTTACTACAAAAGCGTTGCCGGCTAACAACAGACGAGTCATCACGGCTTCAGTTGTGACCGATTATAGGTGCAGTCGCATAGTATACAGTCACATGGATCACGTATTGTATACAGTCGCATGGATCACGTTAGATTGGTGTACGTTTCCGAGAGggaattatttgtgtaagataGAAAGTGGATTATAGCAATAACGACGACAAAACTATTCTTGCACATACCCACTCTACATAGAAGGTTCTTCTGCAGTCTAGTCACAACCCTCTCTTTGCTATCATTACAACAATTTCACACCGAGTCCCTAAACCCCCAACATGTTCACAGAGAGCGTCTGGATTAGTCTGGGCACGTTTTGTTCATGATAGATATAGGTACTTGATCCATCTTGAAGGGA contains these protein-coding regions:
- the LOC136425135 gene encoding collagen alpha-1(I) chain-like, producing the protein MLLLSLTTLLVLLERSHGTKKGPPMRSMCCPGVQGPQGPRGSTGPAGAPGPPGYTGEKGDPGSPGRMGLSGRQGPMGPKGPKGPPGRQGDDGLPGLQGRAGIKGHKGDSGTPGFPGLKGHRGFPGQNGLPGNDGKPGSPGRPGDMGPPGLPGKQGFPGAKGHAGTPGPAGPAGIPGQRGKRGENGLKGPPGPSGLPGYPGPPGEKGLDGKKGDRGYSGTPGKAGPPGPAGRPGGPGLAGIPGQDGKNGEKGTAGHKGPPGFMGPIGPAGPPGLSGERGTPGAPGRPGEPGNPGRAGYPGTKGESGPPGNPGRRRY